AGCCCGTGGCGAATGTTGGGATTTAGCAGCTGAAGCCCTCGCCTACTCGGGTGCCTATTTCGACAGAAGTTCGATGAAAACAGTAACCATATATGGCAGAAGACTGAATTTAAAAAAAGAAGATATTCTTCCTGGCGACCTGATCCAATTTGAAAATGTTGAAATGAAATGGACAGAAGGCAACACTACTTATTCTTCAGCTATGGGCCAGCACACGGCCATTGTATATAAAGTCAATGGTCCGGGTAATTTCGACATGGCACATCAAAATACCAGCGACTGGGGCAAAAAAGTTGGGGTGAGCAATTTCAATTTAAATCATGTCACGAAAGGAAAAGTAATGATCTATCGACCTATTGCCGAATAGGTCTACTATTCCAATTCTCCTACGAAAGGAAGGTTTTCCGTTATGGTCAGCATAATGGCGTTGCTAAAATAATTTTCTATTTGATAGAACTGTGCAGCTATTTTACCTCCGCATTTTTTGCTCATCTGTTTGTGGTACTTGGTCATTATCTTAGTTTCCTTCTTTTTAATAGACAAGGCCTGTTTCATCAATTCATCAGCTTTTTCATCATCGATATCGTAATAGTTTTCGATATACGATTCCAACAATTTATACCTTTCTTTGGCCAATAACTGCTGTTCGGCTTCATAGGCATCGTAGACCTCATTGAATGATGCATTCGTGATTTCTTCGAGCGGAATCAGCTCTGTAACAATTGTTTTTTTATCCTTTCCAAAAGTCGAGCGGAATATTTCGAAATAGTCATCGTCGCTTTGAGCCTTTACGGAGAGGCTAATTAATAAGGCAAATAATAGAAGTATAGAATTTTTCATGATCAAAATATGGTGAGAATTACACTTGGATAAATTTACGGATAGCTGAAGTAAAATACTTGTCCATTGATATAAAACTGATCCTGTTTCTTTTCTAATGGTAAAGTGAGTTCTGGTAATTTGGAAAACAGTAACACCAGTTTAGCAGGCTCACCACTCTTCTCATTATAAATAAAGTATGAACCCTTTTTGGTCCCTTTATATTTTCCTGTTTGCTCTTTAAACATTCCGGTACTTTTCATTTTGCTTTTGAAAGTGCCATCAAGATTCAACCAAATCTGACCTTCTTTTTTAGAAGATTTCTCTCGGTCATAAGCAAACAAGTATTTGCCTGTCAGTTCTTTTTGCCAATCAAAAACATCTAATTCGCTACGCGGAATTGGTTTTACGAATTCGATCTTAGAAATAATAGGCTCCAGTTTCCCTTGATAGTTTTTCATTTCTACCTTTTGTCCAAAAACCATGGCAGTAAGACAATAGCCGTACGGACCACAGCGTGACAGCAACGTACCTTCTACTAACTCATTTCCCGGAACATTGATTTTAGCGGTCATGATATCACCACTTTTTGAAATGCCGCCATCCAATTCAATGGATAATCCTTGTCCCAGAGGGAAACCCTTTTTCCAATTGGAAGCCAATTTTTTCAAACTCGTTTGATTAGCAAAATACATACATCTTACATCCACCGATGTATCGTTAGCCATTGAAAATATTTCGCTATTATGAGGATAAAATCCCTTCCAATTTTCAGGAATTCTCACTTTCATGCCCACAGTAGGCGCTAAAAACGACTCTCCTGCTAAATAGGGTCGTCCACCTTGGAGTCTTTCTTGCGCAATAGAAAAAGTAAGGTTTATGAAAAATAAAAACGTAAAATAATATCTTAACCTCATATCAAATAGAAATTTAATGCCGTAAGTTGGACAACAAAATAAGATAGTCTTAATTTTTTAATCTGAATCTGTCTAGGTTCATATTTTGTGACTAAATTCTCTTCAAATAGAGCGCTCACCTCATAGACTTATGACATGAAACAATACATCTTAACAATTCTCTTAGCTTCATTAGGCTTTTTTAACCTCCATGCTCAGGCCATAGAACTATCTGGCTATGGTGGATATATGGTAAGTGGTAAATCCACCTACTATGATGGTGAAATTGACGTCTACGACGGAGGTGTGTTCGGAGGGACATTAGGGTACGACTTAGGAAATGGTATGCAAGTGCAATTTCTCTACAATAGAAATTCGGCAAGCGGAAGAATCATATATTATCCGGCTTTTCAGGAAATAGAGTTATATGATTTTGACCTTGTTACTGAACACTATCATCTTGGTGTTGAAAAACTCCTTGGTGGGAATGAGATGATCAGGCCGTATGGAGCAATGAGTTTAGGAGTAGTGGCCTACACACCTAAAAACGTCAGGTCAGACGACAATAGCAATTTTCATGACTTAGATGCTGTTACTCGATTTTCAATGGGTGCAGGATTAGGAGTCAAAATATTTCCAACTGAAAAAATTGGGATCAAACTCCAAGCAAAAATGTTTATGCCTTTAATGTTTAGTGGAGTAGGAATATTCTGCGGTACAGGTGGCTGTGGAGGAGGCAGCTCTTTTTATGTACCTATCGTGCATGGCGAATTTTCAGGGGGAGTTGTCCTGAGAATAGCTCAATAAAGCCTTTCTGATATTCTTGAAAATCAAAATAATTAGCCAAGCGGCTATATCTTCTTAAAAATAGAAACAAATAATT
The sequence above is drawn from the Reichenbachiella sp. genome and encodes:
- a CDS encoding outer membrane beta-barrel protein — encoded protein: MKQYILTILLASLGFFNLHAQAIELSGYGGYMVSGKSTYYDGEIDVYDGGVFGGTLGYDLGNGMQVQFLYNRNSASGRIIYYPAFQEIELYDFDLVTEHYHLGVEKLLGGNEMIRPYGAMSLGVVAYTPKNVRSDDNSNFHDLDAVTRFSMGAGLGVKIFPTEKIGIKLQAKMFMPLMFSGVGIFCGTGGCGGGSSFYVPIVHGEFSGGVVLRIAQ